Part of the Gemmatimonadaceae bacterium genome is shown below.
GAGCACGGCCGCGACGCACGCGTCGACCTGCGCCGGCGCGACCGGTGGCAGCGCGGCATAGCTGCGCGCCACGCGCTCGGCGAGCGCCGCGTCGGCCGCCTCGTCGTGGGAAGACGGGAACGGCAGTTCCCGGGACTCAGACATGACTCGACTCCACGAGGAGCCACGTCGTCGCGGGTGCGACGCTCATCGCTCCTCCAAAAGATCCGGCAACGTGCCCAGCAGCGCCCGCAAGCGTTCGCTGCCGCGTTTCACGCGCATTTTCAACGCCGATTCGCCGGCCCCGGTCATCGCCGACATCTCCGAGTACTCGAGCCCTTCGGCGTACTTCAGCAGCAACGCCTCGCGCTGTTGGGGATCCAACTGCGCGAGCGCCTTGATCAGCGCCGCATCCTCCACGCCCGCCGACACCCCCGGGGGCGGCGCCGGCGCCGTATCGAGCGCCGTGTCGTCCTGCACAAAGCGCCGGGTCCGACGACCGCGAGAGGTCTGCGCGTTTCGACACTGGTTCGTCAGGATGCGGAACAGCCAGCCGCGGAACTGGTCACGTTCGTCGTACCGGCCGATCGCGAGATAGGCCCGCAGGAACGTGTCCTGCACCACGTCTTCCGCATCCGCGCGTTCTCCGAGCATGTGGTAGGCGAACCGCCAGCACGCGTCGTAATACCGCGCGACCAGCGTTCCGAAGGCGTCCGGCTCTCCGGCACGGGTCCGGGCGACCAGTTCCGCGTCGGTCATCGATGAAACAACAGCGGAAACAGGCAATCCGTCACCTGAACCGCTGGTAACGGATTCCCGCACGGGACGCCCCACATGGGCCGGGCGGTCCGATCGGTATCGGACCCGGCGGCGGTTAGCCGACGCTCAGGCGCCAAGGCTGCCGAGGGTCAGCAGCAGGGTCATCGTGACGAACAGCGCCGTGGCCATCCGGTTCACGCCCCCCAGCCGCTGCATGAGCGCCGCGTCTTCGGCGGGCTCGAGATCCTGATGGGCCACGAACACCGTCGCTGCCCGGGCCCGACGGAACAGGAACCAGTTCGCCGTCCCACCAGCGGCGATCGCCGACGACAGGTTCACCGCCCCCATCATGGTGAGCAGCCACTGGTTCTCGGGCTTGAGCAGATCGGCCATGGTATTGGGCACGGTCGCGTCCGTCAGCAGCCGCAGGGCGATGCTGGGCACCAGGAAGAAGATCGCAAACGGGAAGTACAGCTTGCGATACAGGAACCACGCCGACGGCAGCATGATCTGCACGACCGCGGCACTCCAGTTCCAAGTGGGCACGAACGTGGGGTCCTCGAGGAACGGCGCGAGCTTGCGCCGGTACGTGGACTCCCACTTGGCCCCGACGTACGCCGCCAGTCGGGCTTCGGTGATGGGCGAACCGGAGGCCTGCTGCTGCGCCCGGCGCGCCCAGCGCGGGAGTTCCGGCTCAGGAGACGGGGTGGAGGGCTCCGCTTGTTCCCGGGGCTCGGCGTCGCGGTCGCGGGCGGGATCGTGATCCGGTGGGAGCGACGTCATGCGGACGCCCCCGTGCGCGCGGCCGGCTGCTGCTGGGACAGGCAGTGCAGGGTGCCCAGCCCCCACACGAGATCCACGGCGTTGATGCCGATGACCGCGTGGTGCGGGAGCAGCTCCGCCAGGATGTTCAAGGCCACGCGATCGTTGCGGTCGTTGAACGTTGGCACGAGGCACACGCCGTTGCCGAGGTAGAAGTTCGCGTAGCTCGCCGGCAGGCGCATGCCGTCCATGATCACCGCGCGCGGATAGGGCAGCGTCACGACCCGCAGGCGTTCACCGCGCGCGTCGGTCGCCGCCTGCAAGCGATGCAGGTTGTCGAGCGAGCGCGCGTGATTCTCGTCGGCGGGGTCTGCTTCATGCGCCAGCACGACCACGCCAGGCGCCACAAAGCGCGCGATGTCGTCCACGTGGCCGTGCGTGTCATCGCCCACGCACCCTTCACCGAGCCAGATGGTCTTGGTGATGCCGAGGTAGTCGTGAAACGCCCGTTCATAATCGGCGCGCGTGTAGCCCGGATTGCGGACCTGCACGTCGCTCAGCAGCCACTCCTCCGTGACGAGCATCGTGCCGAGGCCATCGGTCTCGATGCCGCCGCCTTCGAGAATGAGCGGTTCGCCGGTGTCGTGACGCACCGCGCGCACGAGCGGCAGGCCGGTGACCTGTGCCATGCGGGCGGGGACGTTCGCGTCGAGCGCGTAGTTGTCGTACTTCGCCCACGCGTTGAAGCCCCACTGCACGAGCGCCACCGAGCCATCGGCGCGCTGCACGGCCGTGGCGCCCGAGTCGCGCA
Proteins encoded:
- a CDS encoding RNA polymerase sigma factor, encoding MTDAELVARTRAGEPDAFGTLVARYYDACWRFAYHMLGERADAEDVVQDTFLRAYLAIGRYDERDQFRGWLFRILTNQCRNAQTSRGRRTRRFVQDDTALDTAPAPPPGVSAGVEDAALIKALAQLDPQQREALLLKYAEGLEYSEMSAMTGAGESALKMRVKRGSERLRALLGTLPDLLEER
- a CDS encoding agmatine deiminase family protein, with protein sequence MHATGQAPAVRWPAEWEAQDAVWIGWPHHEPDWPGKFGPIPWVYAEIVRALAPYQRVEILCHSDAVMAEARECLTLHGVDEARYRLHLEPTDRVWLRDSGATAVQRADGSVALVQWGFNAWAKYDNYALDANVPARMAQVTGLPLVRAVRHDTGEPLILEGGGIETDGLGTMLVTEEWLLSDVQVRNPGYTRADYERAFHDYLGITKTIWLGEGCVGDDTHGHVDDIARFVAPGVVVLAHEADPADENHARSLDNLHRLQAATDARGERLRVVTLPYPRAVIMDGMRLPASYANFYLGNGVCLVPTFNDRNDRVALNILAELLPHHAVIGINAVDLVWGLGTLHCLSQQQPAARTGASA